Proteins encoded in a region of the Haloarchaeobius salinus genome:
- a CDS encoding phosphoglucomutase/phosphomannomutase family protein, with amino-acid sequence MDAISFGTDGWRATLDEFTAPRVRMVGQGVATYLRDEGHEGGTVAVGYDARESSPGFAEELARVLCANGFDVVMPEGRDRPTPLTAWQSQERDLAGALMITASHNPPEYNGVKFIMGDGSPALPGATDAIAERLAEPDPLPESQHGTISEVDEVTPHAEHAMELVGRDLDGLHVVYDAMHGSGRDTTDALLASAGATVDRIRCERDPEFGGSSPEPSEENLQELIETVRERDADLGIANDGDADRIAIVTPGRGFLDENLFFAATYDYLLESDSGPVVRTVSTTFLLDRIAEAHGEEVIETPVGFKWVAQAMGEHDALMVGEESGGFAVRGHIREKDGVLMALLAAAVEAERSYDERVDALLDEFGEIHQHKLSVDCPDSEKARVVDDLGEDIPEEVAGVAVADVVTKDGFKLLLEDGSWLLVRPSGTEPKMRVYGEAGSTERVEAILADGRELVEAHV; translated from the coding sequence ATGGACGCGATTTCGTTCGGCACCGACGGCTGGCGTGCGACACTCGACGAGTTCACCGCTCCCCGGGTCCGGATGGTCGGGCAGGGGGTCGCCACCTACCTGCGCGACGAGGGCCACGAGGGCGGGACCGTCGCCGTCGGCTACGACGCCCGGGAGTCCTCGCCGGGGTTCGCCGAGGAGCTGGCGCGCGTGCTCTGTGCCAACGGCTTCGACGTGGTGATGCCCGAGGGTCGCGACCGCCCGACGCCGCTGACCGCGTGGCAGTCACAGGAGCGCGACCTCGCCGGCGCGCTGATGATCACCGCGAGCCACAACCCGCCGGAGTACAACGGCGTGAAGTTCATCATGGGCGACGGCTCGCCGGCGCTGCCGGGGGCCACCGACGCCATCGCCGAGCGGCTGGCGGAGCCCGACCCGCTGCCCGAGTCCCAGCACGGCACCATCTCCGAGGTCGACGAGGTGACCCCCCACGCCGAGCACGCGATGGAGCTGGTCGGGCGGGACCTCGACGGCCTGCACGTGGTGTACGACGCGATGCACGGCTCGGGCCGTGACACGACCGACGCACTGCTGGCGTCGGCGGGCGCGACGGTCGACCGCATCCGCTGCGAGCGCGACCCGGAGTTCGGCGGCTCCTCGCCGGAACCCAGCGAGGAGAACCTCCAGGAACTCATCGAGACGGTTCGCGAGCGCGACGCCGACCTCGGTATCGCCAACGACGGGGACGCCGACCGCATCGCAATCGTGACGCCCGGGCGCGGTTTCCTCGACGAGAACCTGTTCTTCGCGGCGACGTACGACTACCTGCTCGAGTCGGATTCGGGGCCGGTCGTCCGCACCGTCTCGACGACGTTCCTGCTCGACCGCATCGCCGAGGCCCACGGCGAGGAGGTCATCGAGACCCCCGTCGGCTTCAAGTGGGTCGCGCAGGCGATGGGCGAGCACGACGCGCTGATGGTCGGCGAGGAGTCCGGCGGCTTCGCGGTGCGGGGCCACATCCGCGAGAAGGACGGCGTGCTGATGGCGCTGCTCGCCGCCGCCGTCGAGGCCGAGCGGTCCTACGACGAGCGCGTCGACGCCCTCCTCGACGAGTTCGGCGAGATCCACCAGCACAAGCTCAGCGTCGACTGCCCCGATTCCGAGAAGGCCCGCGTCGTCGACGACCTCGGCGAGGACATCCCCGAGGAGGTCGCCGGCGTCGCCGTCGCCGACGTGGTGACGAAGGACGGCTTCAAGCTGCTCCTCGAGGACGGCTCCTGGCTGCTCGTCCGCCCGAGCGGCACCGAGCCGAAGATGCGCGTCTACGGCGAGGCCGGGAGCACGGAGCGCGTCGAGGCTATCCTCGCCGACGGAAGGGAACTCGTCGAGGCGCACGTCTGA
- a CDS encoding MFS transporter, giving the protein MTATHAQPTPQSVPRRRAMFAVVLVVFLDLVGFGIVIPILPFYVRSFAVSDVYIGLLAASYSVMQFVFAPLLGRLSDSRGRRPVLVLSLLGSVVAWTVFGLAGALWVLFVARMLAGAMGGNIATAQAYVADITPPAERAAALGILGASFALGFIFGPAIGGVLASDAVVSAARDVLPGFVPATRFSLPSFAAAGMSVLAIVVALLFLPEPERRRSASERETLLGSFRTALADANLRGLVAAFFLVSLAFSGVQVAFIPWLADTFGYGEPEAALFLTYIGVLGVVVQGGLVGRVSRRIGDPRMAIVGATALTVALAVIPFAPTLGRVLPPVASLPPSAFALVLLLPLLSFGNGLLNAALGALVSTSASADRQGSAFGVTQGAGSLGRTVGPPAMAGLYAFAAHWTPFVVGGLLVVPVVAILVSRLR; this is encoded by the coding sequence ATGACGGCCACCCACGCCCAGCCGACGCCGCAGTCCGTCCCGCGACGCCGCGCGATGTTCGCCGTCGTCCTCGTCGTCTTCCTCGACCTGGTCGGCTTCGGCATCGTCATCCCCATCCTGCCGTTCTACGTCCGGAGCTTCGCCGTCTCGGACGTCTACATCGGCCTGCTCGCCGCCTCGTACTCGGTCATGCAGTTCGTGTTCGCGCCCCTGCTCGGTCGCCTCTCCGACTCCCGAGGCCGTCGTCCCGTCCTCGTGCTCTCGCTGCTCGGGAGCGTCGTCGCCTGGACGGTCTTCGGGCTCGCCGGCGCGCTCTGGGTGCTGTTCGTCGCCCGGATGCTCGCCGGCGCGATGGGCGGCAACATCGCCACCGCGCAGGCGTACGTCGCCGACATCACGCCGCCGGCGGAGCGGGCCGCCGCACTCGGCATCCTCGGCGCGTCGTTCGCGCTCGGGTTCATCTTCGGCCCCGCCATCGGCGGCGTGCTCGCCAGCGACGCCGTCGTCTCGGCCGCCCGCGACGTGCTCCCCGGATTCGTGCCAGCGACGCGCTTCTCCCTGCCGAGCTTCGCCGCCGCCGGCATGTCCGTGCTCGCCATCGTCGTCGCCCTCCTGTTCCTCCCCGAGCCCGAGCGCCGTCGGTCGGCCAGCGAGCGCGAGACGCTCCTCGGGAGCTTCCGGACCGCACTCGCCGACGCGAACCTCCGCGGACTCGTCGCCGCCTTCTTCCTCGTCTCGCTCGCGTTCTCCGGCGTGCAGGTCGCGTTCATCCCGTGGCTCGCCGACACCTTCGGCTACGGCGAGCCCGAGGCCGCGCTCTTCCTGACCTACATCGGCGTCCTCGGCGTCGTCGTCCAGGGCGGGCTGGTCGGCCGGGTGTCCCGGCGCATCGGCGACCCTCGGATGGCCATCGTCGGTGCGACCGCGCTGACGGTCGCGCTCGCCGTCATCCCGTTCGCCCCGACGCTCGGCCGGGTGCTGCCTCCCGTGGCGTCGCTCCCGCCCTCGGCGTTCGCACTCGTGCTGTTACTGCCGTTGCTCTCGTTCGGGAACGGGCTGTTGAACGCCGCGCTGGGTGCGCTGGTGTCCACGTCGGCGAGCGCGGACCGGCAGGGGAGCGCGTTCGGCGTCACGCAGGGTGCCGGGAGCCTCGGGCGGACCGTCGGCCCGCCAGCGATGGCCGGGCTGTACGCCTTCGCGGCGCACTGGACGCCGTTCGTGGTGGGTGGGCTACTGGTGGTTCCGGTGGTCGCGATTCTGGTTTCGCGTTTGAGATGA
- a CDS encoding ABC transporter permease produces the protein MKPLTNLRMSWRAIRSHKLRSTLTTLGVVIGVAAVITFVTLGASLQAGIIGDISPDDRQNIYGWAAPEESGNQGPLAGAQPVFTQADVENLSEQPGVRTAYGYTPIPSQSVDFGGERIPRQDAVVATGVEYVDADEIATGQQFRMGEREAVLNPAMANAFERNVTVGDTITVTTFGGRQVNATVVGITADSEARSPFEGFGPGPRVYLPLDPYYTEFVSGAQETPRFAAIVVEADSLDAVDRAKESTRTYLETESDAEAQAGDELTYQLQTSVELLGQLQAVLDQLQAFVVGIAALSLVVGSIGIANIMLVSVTERTREIGIMKAVGAQKRDILTLFVTEAVIVGIIGSVLGTLLGLAAGWAGAQYIDIPLTYPIEWFGIAVAVGILVGVGAGLYPAWRGARTDPIDALRYE, from the coding sequence GTGAAACCGCTGACGAACCTCCGGATGTCGTGGCGGGCCATCCGGAGCCACAAGCTCCGGTCGACGCTGACGACGCTCGGCGTGGTCATCGGCGTCGCCGCCGTCATCACGTTCGTCACGCTCGGGGCGAGCCTGCAGGCGGGCATCATCGGCGACATCAGCCCGGACGACCGACAGAACATCTACGGCTGGGCCGCCCCCGAGGAGTCCGGGAACCAGGGCCCGCTCGCCGGCGCACAACCCGTGTTCACGCAGGCGGACGTGGAGAACCTCTCCGAACAGCCCGGCGTGCGGACCGCCTACGGCTACACGCCGATCCCGTCACAGAGCGTCGACTTCGGGGGTGAGCGCATCCCCAGACAGGATGCGGTGGTCGCAACCGGGGTGGAGTACGTCGACGCCGACGAGATAGCGACGGGGCAACAGTTCCGCATGGGCGAACGCGAGGCCGTCCTCAACCCCGCGATGGCGAACGCCTTCGAGCGGAACGTCACCGTCGGCGACACCATCACCGTCACCACCTTCGGCGGCCGGCAGGTGAACGCGACCGTCGTCGGCATCACCGCGGACTCGGAGGCCCGCTCGCCGTTCGAGGGCTTCGGCCCCGGGCCCCGGGTGTACCTGCCGCTCGACCCGTACTACACCGAGTTCGTCTCCGGCGCACAGGAGACGCCCCGGTTCGCTGCCATCGTCGTCGAGGCCGACAGCCTCGACGCGGTCGACCGCGCGAAGGAGTCCACCCGGACCTACCTCGAGACCGAGTCCGACGCCGAGGCACAGGCGGGCGACGAGCTCACCTACCAGCTCCAGACCAGCGTCGAACTCCTGGGACAGCTGCAGGCCGTCCTCGACCAGCTGCAGGCCTTCGTCGTCGGCATCGCCGCGCTCAGCCTCGTCGTCGGGAGCATCGGCATCGCCAACATCATGCTGGTCTCCGTCACCGAGCGCACCCGCGAGATCGGCATCATGAAGGCCGTCGGCGCGCAGAAACGCGACATCCTGACGCTGTTCGTCACGGAGGCGGTCATCGTCGGCATCATCGGCTCGGTCCTGGGGACCCTGCTCGGCCTCGCGGCGGGCTGGGCCGGTGCCCAGTACATCGACATCCCGCTCACGTACCCCATCGAGTGGTTCGGTATCGCCGTCGCCGTCGGCATCCTCGTCGGGGTCGGCGCGGGCCTCTACCCGGCCTGGCGCGGGGCCAGAACCGACCCCATCGACGCGCTCCGGTACGAGTGA
- a CDS encoding HalX domain-containing protein: MTERRTDVLVVEDNRELASLYSSWLGAEWSVTTVADGDEAVEAVTPETEIIVLDRRLPGRSGDEVLERVREDGNDCQVVIVTAVEPDFDIIEMGFDDYLVKPVDRETLNRCLERLRCRSEYDAELREYYAQVSKKAVLEARKPEHALRDSEEYLELEERVETQADRADSLLDELIESGGDTQLFHGLLGGHADTAN, encoded by the coding sequence ATGACAGAACGTCGGACCGACGTCCTCGTCGTCGAGGACAACAGAGAGTTGGCGAGCCTCTACTCGTCCTGGCTGGGTGCCGAGTGGTCGGTCACGACCGTCGCAGACGGCGACGAGGCCGTCGAGGCGGTGACACCGGAGACGGAGATTATCGTGCTCGACCGTCGGTTGCCAGGTCGCTCCGGCGACGAGGTGCTCGAACGTGTTCGCGAGGACGGCAACGACTGTCAGGTCGTCATCGTCACCGCCGTCGAGCCCGACTTCGACATCATCGAGATGGGCTTCGACGACTACCTCGTCAAGCCCGTCGACCGCGAGACGCTGAACCGCTGTCTCGAGCGGCTCCGGTGCCGGAGCGAGTACGACGCTGAGCTCCGCGAGTACTACGCGCAGGTCTCGAAGAAGGCCGTGCTGGAGGCCAGAAAGCCCGAGCACGCGCTCCGTGACTCCGAGGAGTACCTCGAACTCGAGGAGCGCGTCGAGACACAGGCCGACCGTGCGGACAGCCTCCTCGACGAGCTCATCGAGAGCGGCGGCGACACCCAGCTGTTCCACGGGCTGCTCGGCGGACACGCCGACACCGCGAACTGA
- the samp2 gene encoding ubiquitin-like small modifier protein SAMP2 — translation MQVTVDVKGETTHEVDLPEPTYADLLAAVDLSPHEVSVLVDGRPVPEDQPVESSEVTVLRLIKGG, via the coding sequence ATGCAGGTGACGGTCGACGTGAAGGGCGAGACCACCCACGAGGTCGACCTCCCGGAGCCGACGTACGCGGACCTCCTGGCGGCGGTCGACCTGAGCCCCCACGAGGTGAGCGTGCTCGTCGACGGTCGCCCCGTGCCCGAGGACCAGCCGGTCGAATCGAGCGAGGTAACCGTCCTGCGGCTCATCAAGGGCGGATGA
- a CDS encoding replication factor C small subunit, translating to MSEADATGDESGGRKQVWIEKYRPDGLDEVVGHEDIIGRIRSYVEQDDIPHLMFAGPAGVGKCVTGETPVLTTRGVERIEDVVGDVDGFGEPDDGLEVLTFGDDGTFEYVAPSKVFGKEADELVTVSTRDGNEFSVTPEHRLLTLSTDGLAWRQAENLRGGDRVVRPRETPIIDGEPTLDWASAVDSDRIYAYISSDLADEHGLTGAEEYVGAKRQVFRAYANGESREAVAETTNLDPDTVVKYWQEAAESLDEGAPTRVSLATLFERGVAAAEVRQAVDRIEYVNANNYRSDPISVPDEVTPDVAKLVGLTVAEARIDNGRIRFYNTDEDLLDEFERILVETFDLEPTRGEQGGTPFVRVISETLTHFLRSCFDVFESAAGGGGIGSAIVTAPEDARTTFLRAMFDAEGYVAKNGAIELTQKNADHITLVSYLLAGIGIPSRRKTERKAATNGSGEESTYHTLSVSGAPALRRFEEKVGFSLGYKAERLAEHATKESNPNYDTMPTQAAVDTVCEQLHIDRNSAVPESLNPESPGRENYEAAMEQVLSTATARLDAAQAATERVAALRRDIQEVTKTPATWVGSREQLEPLPTRKTVSAETDVRTDRLLEYADGRRAPTARRTEEILVHLGDTDSVPPVGRVQTELVELVDELGVSFERLAAETGLRGNDVSNLLRNDDHDLGSLPRFEAVADAVESVANEMCSMEVVEALTTLDTLVGGDLYYDEVESVERVEADQRVYDLTVPESHNYVAGEVPTVMHNTATAVSIAKEVYGDDDWRENFLELNASDQRGIDVVRDRIKNFARSSFGGYDYRIIFLDEADALTSDAQSALRRTMEQFSNNTRFILSCNYSSKIIDPIQSRCAVFRFSPLSDEAVAKQVRYIAGEEGIEYTEDGVDALVYAADGDMRKAINALQAASVMGDAVDEETVYAITSTARPEEVEAMVSDALSGDFVAARAKLDELITERGLAGGDIIDQIHRSAWEFELEEQAAVHLLDRLGEADYRITTGANERVQLEALLASLALE from the coding sequence ATGAGCGAGGCCGACGCGACCGGCGACGAATCAGGGGGTCGCAAGCAGGTCTGGATCGAGAAGTACCGCCCCGACGGGCTCGACGAGGTGGTGGGCCACGAGGACATCATCGGGCGCATCCGGAGCTACGTCGAGCAAGATGACATTCCCCACCTCATGTTCGCAGGGCCGGCAGGCGTCGGGAAGTGTGTGACGGGCGAGACGCCCGTTCTCACGACCCGAGGAGTGGAGCGTATCGAGGATGTCGTCGGTGATGTGGACGGGTTCGGCGAGCCCGACGATGGTCTGGAGGTTCTCACGTTCGGAGACGACGGCACGTTCGAGTACGTCGCACCGTCGAAGGTGTTCGGCAAGGAGGCGGACGAGCTCGTCACCGTGAGTACTCGCGACGGGAACGAGTTCAGCGTAACACCCGAGCACCGGCTCCTGACGCTCTCGACCGACGGACTGGCGTGGCGGCAGGCCGAAAACCTGCGGGGCGGCGACAGAGTCGTCCGGCCACGTGAAACACCGATTATCGACGGTGAGCCGACGCTCGACTGGGCGAGCGCAGTCGATTCTGACCGAATCTACGCCTACATTTCATCTGACCTCGCCGACGAGCACGGCCTGACCGGGGCGGAGGAGTACGTCGGCGCGAAGCGGCAGGTGTTCCGGGCGTACGCGAACGGTGAGTCGCGAGAGGCAGTGGCCGAGACGACGAACCTCGACCCGGATACCGTCGTGAAGTACTGGCAGGAAGCGGCCGAATCGCTCGACGAAGGGGCGCCAACGCGCGTCTCACTCGCGACCCTATTCGAGCGCGGTGTGGCGGCGGCCGAGGTACGACAGGCGGTCGACAGAATCGAGTACGTCAACGCGAACAACTACCGGTCGGACCCGATCTCGGTCCCAGACGAGGTGACGCCGGACGTCGCGAAACTCGTCGGACTTACTGTTGCAGAAGCGCGAATCGACAACGGCCGGATCCGATTCTACAACACCGACGAGGATCTGCTCGACGAGTTCGAGCGTATCCTCGTCGAGACGTTTGACCTCGAACCGACGCGTGGCGAACAGGGCGGAACGCCGTTCGTCCGTGTCATCTCCGAGACGCTCACGCACTTCCTCCGGTCTTGCTTCGACGTGTTCGAGAGCGCTGCCGGCGGCGGTGGTATCGGTTCGGCCATCGTCACCGCCCCGGAGGACGCGAGGACGACGTTCCTTCGAGCGATGTTCGACGCTGAGGGGTACGTCGCGAAGAACGGTGCAATCGAACTCACACAGAAGAACGCCGACCACATCACGCTCGTCTCGTACCTCCTTGCGGGCATTGGAATCCCGAGCAGGCGAAAGACGGAGCGCAAGGCCGCCACGAACGGTTCCGGCGAGGAGTCGACGTACCACACGCTCTCCGTCTCCGGGGCTCCTGCTCTCCGTCGGTTCGAGGAGAAGGTCGGGTTCTCGCTCGGGTACAAGGCCGAACGGCTGGCCGAACACGCAACGAAGGAGTCGAACCCGAACTACGATACGATGCCGACCCAGGCCGCGGTCGATACGGTCTGTGAGCAATTGCACATCGACAGGAACTCCGCAGTCCCCGAGAGCCTGAACCCCGAATCGCCCGGACGAGAGAACTACGAAGCCGCGATGGAGCAGGTGCTGTCGACGGCGACGGCCCGGCTCGATGCCGCACAGGCCGCGACCGAACGCGTCGCGGCACTTCGTCGGGACATTCAGGAGGTCACGAAGACACCTGCGACGTGGGTCGGCTCGCGAGAGCAACTCGAACCGCTTCCGACGCGAAAAACGGTCTCGGCCGAGACGGATGTCCGAACCGATAGGCTCCTCGAATACGCCGACGGACGTCGGGCACCGACCGCGAGACGGACCGAGGAGATACTCGTTCATCTCGGTGACACCGACTCCGTCCCGCCAGTCGGGCGCGTCCAGACGGAACTGGTCGAACTCGTCGACGAGCTCGGGGTCTCGTTCGAACGACTCGCAGCAGAGACGGGACTCCGGGGCAACGACGTTTCGAACCTGTTGCGGAACGACGACCACGACCTCGGTTCGCTCCCGCGCTTCGAAGCCGTCGCCGACGCGGTCGAGAGCGTCGCCAACGAGATGTGCTCGATGGAGGTTGTCGAGGCACTCACGACGCTCGACACTCTCGTCGGAGGCGACCTCTACTACGACGAGGTGGAGTCCGTCGAGCGAGTCGAAGCGGACCAGCGTGTGTACGACCTCACCGTTCCGGAGAGCCACAACTACGTCGCCGGGGAGGTCCCGACGGTGATGCACAACACCGCCACCGCCGTCTCCATCGCCAAGGAGGTCTATGGCGACGACGACTGGCGCGAGAACTTCCTCGAACTCAACGCCTCGGACCAGCGCGGCATCGACGTGGTCAGGGACCGCATCAAGAACTTCGCGCGCTCCTCCTTCGGCGGCTACGACTACCGCATCATCTTCCTCGACGAGGCCGACGCGCTCACCTCGGACGCGCAGTCGGCGCTGCGCCGGACGATGGAGCAGTTCTCGAACAACACGCGCTTCATCCTCTCGTGTAACTACTCGAGCAAGATCATCGACCCCATCCAGTCCCGCTGTGCGGTGTTCCGGTTCTCGCCGCTGTCGGACGAGGCGGTCGCGAAGCAGGTGCGGTACATCGCCGGCGAGGAGGGCATCGAGTACACCGAGGACGGGGTCGACGCGCTCGTGTACGCGGCCGACGGCGACATGCGCAAGGCCATCAACGCGCTGCAGGCGGCGTCGGTGATGGGCGACGCGGTCGACGAGGAGACGGTGTACGCTATCACGTCGACCGCCCGGCCGGAGGAGGTCGAGGCGATGGTGAGCGACGCGCTCTCCGGTGACTTCGTGGCGGCGCGGGCGAAGCTCGACGAGCTCATCACCGAGCGCGGGCTGGCCGGCGGCGACATCATCGACCAGATCCACCGGTCGGCGTGGGAGTTCGAGCTGGAGGAGCAGGCTGCGGTCCACCTGCTCGACCGGCTCGGCGAGGCCGACTACCGAATCACGACCGGCGCGAACGAGCGGGTGCAGCTGGAGGCGCTGCTCGCCTCGCTCGCGCTGGAGTAG
- the rpiA gene encoding ribose-5-phosphate isomerase RpiA, translating into MKNTEGSSEAKRRAGEHAAGLVEDGEVVGLGTGSTTAHAIRGLGHAVDAGLDVRGIPTSFQSRQLALDADIPLTSLDAVDGVDVAIDGADQVAERPGGGFDLVKGGGAAHAREKIVDAAADRFVVVADPSKLVDPLDYPVPVELLPNARPTVAAAVRDLGGEPDLRMARRKDGPVVTENGNLVFDCDFGPIDDPATLATELSALPGVLEQGLFVDLADEVHVGHGDGVDVLGR; encoded by the coding sequence ATGAAGAACACCGAGGGTAGTTCGGAGGCGAAGCGACGCGCCGGCGAGCACGCCGCGGGTCTCGTCGAGGACGGCGAGGTCGTGGGCCTGGGCACCGGCTCCACGACGGCCCACGCCATCCGTGGGCTGGGCCACGCGGTCGACGCGGGGCTGGACGTGCGGGGCATCCCCACCTCGTTCCAGTCCCGGCAGCTCGCGCTCGACGCCGACATCCCGCTGACGAGCCTCGACGCGGTCGACGGCGTCGACGTCGCCATCGACGGGGCGGACCAGGTCGCCGAGCGGCCGGGTGGTGGCTTCGACCTCGTGAAGGGCGGCGGGGCGGCCCACGCCCGCGAGAAGATCGTCGACGCGGCAGCCGACCGGTTCGTCGTCGTCGCCGACCCCTCGAAGCTGGTCGACCCGCTCGACTACCCGGTTCCGGTCGAGCTGTTGCCCAACGCCCGGCCGACCGTCGCCGCCGCGGTCCGCGACCTCGGCGGCGAGCCGGACCTCCGGATGGCGAGGCGCAAGGACGGTCCCGTCGTCACCGAGAACGGGAACCTCGTGTTCGACTGTGACTTCGGCCCCATCGACGACCCGGCGACGCTCGCGACCGAGCTGTCCGCGCTCCCGGGCGTCCTCGAGCAGGGGTTGTTCGTCGACCTCGCCGACGAGGTCCACGTCGGCCACGGGGACGGCGTCGACGTGCTGGGTCGCTGA
- a CDS encoding ABC transporter ATP-binding protein: protein MCMSSTGESAAVSLSAVRKTYMVGEPVHALDGVDLEIPRGSYVAVMGPSGSGKSTLMNVVGCLDTPTEGTVYLDGQEVTAMSDRERTRIRGEEVGFVFQTFNLMPRLTAVENVALPLVFRGVPADERRERATELLERVGLGDRLDHVPNMLSGGQRQRVAIARALVNDPALILADEPTGNLDTETGENIMALFEELHAEGNTVVMVTHERPIAEHAERVVHLLDGHIERIEELGSVGKAGVEP from the coding sequence ATGTGTATGAGTTCGACAGGGGAGAGTGCGGCCGTCTCGCTCTCGGCGGTCAGGAAGACGTACATGGTCGGGGAGCCGGTGCACGCGCTGGACGGCGTCGACCTGGAGATCCCCCGGGGCTCCTACGTCGCCGTCATGGGGCCGAGCGGCTCCGGCAAGTCGACGCTGATGAACGTCGTCGGCTGTCTCGACACGCCGACGGAGGGGACGGTGTACCTCGACGGGCAGGAGGTCACCGCGATGTCGGACCGCGAGCGCACCCGCATCCGCGGCGAGGAGGTGGGCTTCGTGTTCCAGACGTTCAACCTCATGCCGCGGCTCACCGCCGTCGAGAACGTCGCGCTCCCGCTCGTGTTCCGCGGTGTGCCGGCGGACGAGCGCCGCGAACGGGCGACCGAGCTGCTGGAGCGCGTCGGGCTCGGTGACCGGCTCGACCACGTCCCGAACATGCTCTCGGGCGGCCAGCGCCAGCGCGTCGCCATCGCCCGCGCCCTCGTCAACGACCCGGCGCTCATCCTCGCCGACGAACCGACGGGCAACCTCGACACGGAGACGGGCGAGAACATCATGGCACTGTTCGAGGAGCTGCACGCCGAGGGCAACACCGTCGTGATGGTCACCCACGAGCGGCCCATCGCCGAGCACGCCGAGCGCGTCGTCCACCTGCTCGACGGCCACATCGAACGCATCGAGGAGCTGGGCTCGGTGGGGAAGGCGGGGGTGGAGCCGTGA
- a CDS encoding DUF1931 family protein — protein sequence MADLIVKAAVKEALQDKNVASDFYDALDEEVEELLEDAARRAEANDRKTVQPRDL from the coding sequence ATGGCAGACCTCATCGTCAAGGCAGCCGTCAAGGAAGCGCTTCAGGACAAGAACGTCGCATCGGACTTCTACGACGCACTCGACGAGGAAGTCGAGGAGCTCCTCGAGGACGCCGCCCGACGCGCGGAGGCGAACGACCGGAAGACGGTCCAGCCGCGCGACCTGTAA
- a CDS encoding GNAT family N-acetyltransferase, producing the protein MPDGPPTDVHVREGRPDERGAVAAVLDAAMLRTDELGPALDRGDVLVAVTEGRVLGALVLVPDGEAGTDGPHVDAVAVRPNRRGQGIGGALVVAALDRCGPDGHLTAVFDADVRPFYESLGFEIRERGDRLFGVR; encoded by the coding sequence ATGCCTGACGGGCCACCCACGGACGTCCACGTCCGCGAGGGCCGACCCGACGAGCGCGGCGCGGTTGCGGCGGTGCTCGACGCCGCGATGCTCCGGACCGACGAACTCGGGCCAGCACTCGACCGGGGGGACGTGCTGGTCGCGGTCACCGAGGGGCGGGTGCTGGGCGCGCTGGTGCTCGTACCGGACGGCGAGGCGGGAACCGACGGCCCACACGTCGACGCCGTCGCGGTCCGCCCGAACCGACGCGGGCAGGGGATCGGAGGCGCACTGGTCGTGGCCGCGCTGGACCGATGCGGCCCCGACGGGCACCTGACGGCCGTATTCGACGCCGACGTGCGACCGTTCTACGAGTCGCTGGGGTTCGAGATCAGGGAGCGTGGCGACCGGTTGTTCGGGGTGCGATGA
- a CDS encoding redoxin domain-containing protein, giving the protein MTELAPDFELANVGPGPDPCSLRALAADHEFVVLLFQRDFYCTNCRKQVQDVTERYDEFTERDAIVASVLPEDRERAAEWQDSYDLPYPLLADPEAIASDAYDQPVKFGILGRFSDFLGRMPEAVIVDARGDEPTVVWSYAGESTFDRPEIDDLLDELDRLREAEPTATEDA; this is encoded by the coding sequence ATGACCGAACTCGCACCCGACTTCGAGCTGGCGAACGTCGGCCCCGGGCCGGACCCGTGTTCGCTGCGGGCCCTCGCGGCCGACCACGAGTTCGTCGTGCTGCTGTTCCAGCGCGACTTCTACTGCACGAACTGCCGCAAGCAGGTGCAGGACGTCACGGAGCGCTACGACGAGTTCACCGAACGCGACGCCATCGTCGCCTCGGTGCTGCCGGAGGACCGCGAGCGCGCCGCGGAGTGGCAGGACAGCTACGACCTGCCGTATCCCTTGCTGGCGGACCCCGAGGCGATCGCCAGCGACGCCTACGACCAGCCCGTGAAGTTCGGTATCCTCGGGCGGTTCAGCGACTTCCTCGGCCGGATGCCGGAGGCGGTCATCGTCGACGCCCGCGGTGACGAGCCGACCGTGGTGTGGTCCTACGCCGGCGAGTCGACGTTCGACCGGCCCGAGATAGACGACCTTCTGGACGAACTCGACCGACTGCGGGAGGCCGAACCGACCGCGACCGAGGATGCCTGA